The window ATTCCTTCAATTAAGTTTCCAGTATTGTTTGCTCTTATTTGCACAGTGAAATGTTCCTTGGCATCAGCAACTAAATTATGAGCACATTATAATATCCTGTTCTTATACTTCAGCTCCTGACAACCATATTTTAGTATGTCCTTCTATTTTTATACCACAAATAACTTTATCAATGACACTtaattacacccttgtgcaaattaattgaaacaaatggtcattttacaatattttcagcatggcagctggtgtaggcttgctggacccactgatttcctttagtagtcattttttcacataaaaagagatttggaggtcaaaggaataaaagtcagctcTTCAACGGTTTGTCGTAGGCTTCATGATATCTGTCGAAggacaaggagaccagtcaaaaaacaacttcttaccaactcaatgaagaaaaaatggtgtCAATGggttctgaaatacaagaactggatgcaagaataatggaggaaggtgttattcagtaaaGAGACTCacttctttgtacagggtcaaaggagtctgcatgtttgcagatctccaggtgagaaacttcaagaatctcacatcaatcagtttgtaaaacatcccttgaagaagatgttttggggctgtTTCAGTTACTATGGCatcagaggcttacatatcgtagaaggtatgatgcgaggaccacagtacatcgaagttttgcagagaaaagtcattccagaattgaaaaagaaatttccagatggatctggcatttttcagctagatctggctctgtgccacacatcaaaacttgtgacgaattttatgactacaacacgaataaaggtgctggattggcctggaaactctccagacttaaattctattgaaatctttgggcgatttgtaaagaaagactttggggaaaagactgtactacgaaagataaacaaattgaggtgtggtaccgtgatccaaaaattagtaaagattgcagtcaactcgtggactcgatgccaaagaggattaatgatcttctgaaaaataaagccggccatatcatgtattaatttgtgagtaatttttggattctcagaaataaagtgcaaaaaattgaaaaaaattataatttttcgtcttgtttcaattaagttgcacaagggtgtagataGCCCCACTTTCTTCCACTAGGTAAACCTTTTCCTTATCTCTTTCTTCACTGTATGCAGTACCTTAAATCTCTGTACAGGGATGTGTAATTCATGTCTCCTGTTGCCTGGGGctaaaatttttattgttatactatGGCTGTTATACatgcatctttttttttctttcacatcaTTTGATCTATTGttaggaaaaaaaacattataaaacatatattttactttttgtgtttgttttatgggGTGAGGAGGGGCAAATGAGTTTTTGAGAAGGCCAAGTGGATTCTGCTATCATTTTATCCCTTAGAgaagtatctttaaaaaaattaatacccATAAATAGAGAGTAATTCATGAATGCTGATGAACTGTGTCTCTGTAGccttacattttattactgtgtTCTGATACTTCTATTCTCATCCACATCAACTCTTACATTAACTATATGCAATTCTTGTCTTGCCAcctactattttgtttttataatggcAAGTATTTGCCAAAGCCACCTAGAACTTTTTTTCTCAAGTAAACAGTATCATATAGTACTGTATCATTCTGAACTTTCTTAAAGTCGTAATGAAGCCCACAATTATCACACTTAACCTATTTCTTGCATTTGTTTCACCTAATAAATCTCGTCCTGCTTATTCTTATATTACCTCTAACTATGATGGAGTTAACTAGTCTGGCTTTATTCTCTACTTCCAATCTATCCAcccaatattttttaaaactaaaaccatttcACTCTATAGATTAATTGAACATTAAAATCCACTATTGActaattttaatactattatcTACCAGTACACTCCCTCTGGTACATATAACTAATTGCAGATTTAGATAATTCACTAATGTATTAATTTCTTTAAGATTAACAGTTATTGAAACCAATAATTTCACCTCTTAAGATGAGTAACTTACCCTTTTTATCCAACATTTATGATCCTTCtttgttttgatcaaataagTTTAGAAACATATAACTACATGAAAATAACTAACTTAagctattgtttttttattttcatttatagaaATTGTGTATCAAATAAACGCAGCTATAGTTATCTAGATGGCGTTTTGAGATAAGCAAGGAAAGATAATTGTGACCTTTCTCTTTTCAGGAATATTGTCATTAGGAATAGGTGCTGGATATTATGGTTCAGGTTAGTAAATTGGTGTAATTCTTACATAACATAGCTAGTCTAAAAGTTATATCAAATCTTCTCCTCATTGTTATTTTACAGCTGTATATctgttaaagttaataaaaatgattagtttactcagtttaattaatcaaacatatattttaaactcatGAAAAGAGTTTTGCATTGCATTGCAAACACTCTTCACAATTACATAGTTTTTATTTGAAGGTAGTTGgtagtaatattttatcaatgaataaaatttgttttcaaaaaatcTAGGTAATAACCATAAGATAgacattttcgtttgtttttttacttttttacagttttacagtttttcTCATTCTGGTATGTGAATTGtcgttttcagtaaaatatatttactctttGCTTacagaaatacacacacataaatatatatctatatcagTTTTCCTTGAGTTTATtgagtgttaaaatatttttgcattacttttttatgtttagcaTTGAGCAAAAAATATAGTTTGATGATCAATGTCATTATTTGCTGatgagagtagcccaagtgttagttGTGGGTAATGTTACATagctatctgtcttccctctggtctgcAATTTCTAATCAGGGATTGCTAGCACAGATGGGCTTggagtagttttgtgtgaaatctgaaagaagaaaaaatctcagttttaattggaatttttaatattatatgttttttgggtttttctttttgtttctctatttacaGTTTTCAGGTAAGTAAGCACTGTTTCATAACTGAACTTGCAGTGGCACTAATACACTAAATACCAATGATGTTAACTGTATTTGATTGCTTAAAGTGGCATCAATAGAAAACAATATGTTAGAACATACtaactaattactttaattaGTACAAATGTAGTACTAATATTACTAGCAATTATTTCAGAAcattctaattaaatatattaattagttgttttttaattagaaGTGGTAATTACAAGTTTAATTGCTAGGAATCACATTGTTTCCCTCTGTTTCAGACCATTTTATTTTGAAGACTGGATATATACTTGGCTGTTTGGTTATAGGACTGTCATTCTTAGAAGCTTGGGAGGTAATTTATTTTTAGGTGTATCTACTTTTTGGGTAGAACagtaatttatgtatatgtacAGTATTCAAAGCAAagagtgaaagaaataaaatatataacttgtaTGTTGTTAGTGTTTTAAGCAAGATGCTAAATTTGTCAAAAAAGTGCTTTTTTAACTTGTATGTGCAGCactttatacatgtataatttgCATTAAGGTGTTGAATTTTCTAGTTGTGgaatttttatatagttttaatcaCATTAGGACTGTTAGAGTTTTTGACTTCTCTTTTACAAATTGTTTAGCCAGTCATGGAACCTCtgtgtaaaaacatttatgttaaatttagaaATGTGATTTTGACAAAACCAAGGGAAATGTAGTTCTTGAGAAGAGCAGTGTATTTCACAAACTGCTGTGGCCATTTGTAAACCCTCCAAGAACTGTGCTGAGTATTGAGGACTTACTGGATATACGTGTAGGCCAAGGACCAGCTAACTCTTCTCAAGTTGAGTTGGTTTTAAAATCAGGGATAACACTACCCCTGACTGATACTCCTACAACAGAAACTATAAGGTAAGTtcagtagttttaataatagtttgCAAAATCTACACAGAGCATACTGGAGGTTGGAAACTGTACTTGGAAGTAACTcttaataaaacttcaaaaaataaaatatcctattCAAATGCTAAATCTTACAAATGTTGTTTTCAAGAATTCACAGCATCATAGAATACAAGGTCTGTCATTTTGCTGTGAATTTATGATAAAGGTAATTTCTAAAATGTTAGTTCTAATACATTACAATACCACTACTCACATTTTAGCTATTTTCAATTTTATGTGTGCAATTTTTTTGTGCACCATAAGCATTGAAGTTCCCACCTATGTTCATGTTTTCACATCATATCGCTGTGGTGTAATGTGCAAATGAGCATATAACAACCCTCCTAGTGCATTTGACTCCTATACTGATTGTTCAATCATTACATGGCATCCATGTGTCATGAAgactctctttttcttttttaaattttattttgtaaaaatatccacACAAACATTACCTGTTGTGAAGGCCTTTATTATTGgattttcatttttcaacattttcagtACTTTCAAATTTTGTGGTATTTTATTtccatattattatttcataggCACCAATAACTTCTATTTTCTCTGGTGGGAGACAAGGGAATATTATTCATGCTATTCTAACAATTACATTGGCATTGGGTTTGTCTTTGGCTATTGGGAGAAATGGCATCCTTTGTGTGGCAGTTGGCAGAGTTTTGCATGCAGCCTGGGGTTTATTTTGTAACTGACATACCTTTGCCTGTGTTTCCCTTTCATGACAGAAGGAATTATGTTAGTTTTTCCATCATTCCTTTGCCTAATCTTATACCAATGCTGTCTTGTGTTTATTTAAGCTTTTTCTGCAATTTGGGGACTGTGTTTCTCAGGAATATTTTTTCCTTCTCTTTATCATTTTTTCCCTgctgtttctttttatattttttacttcctATTCAGTTACATATCCATATTTAATTCCTTCACCACGTCTTTGGTACATTCATGCCTTGTCCTCCTTCCTTTGTTACCTCATATTATTAGCCAAAGGTATTGTTTTTTCACAAACTCCTACTTGCTGGAGTTCTTTTGATAGACTTGGGAACCAGATTCTCTgccttttgttcatttttctcaGGTTTAAGCTTTCCAGTCTTTTTT of the Tachypleus tridentatus isolate NWPU-2018 chromosome 13, ASM421037v1, whole genome shotgun sequence genome contains:
- the LOC143237499 gene encoding cytochrome b-245 chaperone 1-like, producing the protein MTRLSVKFKSHDRIYLSKVPGIRSWSILVGILSLGIGAGYYGSDHFILKTGYILGCLVIGLSFLEAWEKCDFDKTKGNVVLEKSSVFHKLLWPFVNPPRTVLSIEDLLDIRVGQGPANSSQVELVLKSGITLPLTDTPTTETISELECLADLLRSFLKIGQVENLKYQYCDDDISFFDSSSSSNGASDMEQNNLEDEHEPQVTWAVREQVATVNLARET